A stretch of DNA from Acidobacteriota bacterium:
GAATCCGGCAGTCGCTGGCGCTCACGGTGCTGCCCGTCAGCTCGGCGCGCATGGAACAGACGATGGACGACGCGCGGGTGGCATTGAGGGTCGAACGGCGGCTGCGGCCGAGCGAGCCGGACAACTTCGGCATCCTGTCGTCGAACACGTTCCTCGACCTCTACCGGACGGCGACGACAGGCATCTTCACCGTGCTGATCGGCGTCGTCAGCCTGTCGCTCGTCGTCGGCGGGATCGTCATCATGAACATCATGCTGATGGTCGTGAGCGAGCGCACGCGCGAAATCGGCCTCCGCAAGTCGCTCGGCGCGCGCCGGCGCGACATTCTGTGGCAGATCCTGACCGAGTCGATCACGCTTTCCACGTTCGGCGGGTTGTGCGGGACGGCGCTGGGGTTCTTCACCGCGTGGGTGATCAGCCAGGTCAGCCCGCTGCCGGCGATCATCGAGCCGTGGTCGATCGCGCTCGGCATCTCCGTCACGGCGTTCGTCGGCCTGTTCTTCGGCCTCTACCCGGCGATGCGCGCGGCGCGGCTCGACCCGATCGAGGCGCTGAGGCGCGAATAGCATGCGCAGCGGGCTGTTCGCCGAGATCGTGGCGATGTCGTGGGAGACGGTGCGCGGCAACAAGCTGCGATCGTTTCTCACCGTGCTCGGCATCGTGATCGGCATCACGTCCATCGTCGGGATGACGTCGCTCATCCGGGGGTTCGACGAGTCGGTCCGCAGCCTGATGCGCGATCTCGGCCCCAACACGATCTTCGTGGCGAAGTTCTCGGGCGTGAGCTTCGCGTCCGGCGCCAGGTTCGAGGACCTGATGAAGCGGCCGAACATCACGCCGGCCGACGCGGAAGCCATCGCCAGGGACGCGCCCTCGATCGACATCGTGGACATCACGTTCGGCGGCGGCGGGCCAGGGTCGCAGCAGCAGCGCGTCTACTACGGCAACCAGCGGACGAAGCCGATCATGGTGTTCGGCACGAGCGAGCGCTGGCCGTTCGCCGTGCAGTTGAAGGTCGACAGCGGCCGGTACTTCACCGGCACCGAGGTCCAGCGGCGGGCCAAGGTCGTGGTGCTCGGCCAGTCCCCGGCCGACGCCCTGTTCCCGCAGCGGGATCCGCTCGGCAAGAAGGTGCGGATCGGCCTCGACGAGTTCGTGGTCGTCGGCGTCATGGCCAAGCGCCCGAGCCCCGGCGGCTTCAACATCGGCGCCGACGACTTCGTCGTCGTCCCCTACACCGCGTACGCGAAGCTCTTCGGCATTCGCGCGAACGACGTCGGCCGCGGCGAGATGCGGAGCACGCAGGTCGCCGCGGTCCCACGCGAGGGGATCTCGCGTGAGACGGCGATCCAGCAGGTCGAGCAAGTGATGCGGATCCGCCACGGGCTCCGGGTGGACGAGCCGAACGACTTCGACCTCGTCACGCAGGATGCCGTGCTGGCCATCTGGGACCAGATCAGCCAGGCCAGCCTGCTGGCGCTCGTCGTGCTCTCGTCGATCGCGCTCATGGTCGGCGGCATCGGCGTGATGAGCATCATGACGATCAGCGTCACGGAACGAACGCGCGAGATCGGCGTCCGCAAGGCGCTCGGCGCCCGCCGGGTCGAGATCCTGTGGCAGTTCCTGCTCGAAGCCGTGTTCCTGACGCTCGCGGGCGGCGTGCTCGGCGTGCTGCTCGGCACGACCGTCGGCGTCGGCGTCCACCTGACGACCGGCTTCCCCGTGTCGCTCCCCTGGTGGTCGTTCGCGATCGGCGTCGGCTTCTCGGCGGGCGTCGGCGTCTTCTTCGGCATGGTGCCGGCCTTCCGCGCCTCCCGCCTCGATCCGATCGAAGCCCTCCGCTACGAATAGCCCACCGGCCGATCCGGGCATCGGATCGCCGGCCGTCACGCCGGCATCGTCTCCTCGCCGCGGCGGCCGGCGATGATCCGATGTCCGATGT
This window harbors:
- a CDS encoding ABC transporter permease produces the protein MRSGLFAEIVAMSWETVRGNKLRSFLTVLGIVIGITSIVGMTSLIRGFDESVRSLMRDLGPNTIFVAKFSGVSFASGARFEDLMKRPNITPADAEAIARDAPSIDIVDITFGGGGPGSQQQRVYYGNQRTKPIMVFGTSERWPFAVQLKVDSGRYFTGTEVQRRAKVVVLGQSPADALFPQRDPLGKKVRIGLDEFVVVGVMAKRPSPGGFNIGADDFVVVPYTAYAKLFGIRANDVGRGEMRSTQVAAVPREGISRETAIQQVEQVMRIRHGLRVDEPNDFDLVTQDAVLAIWDQISQASLLALVVLSSIALMVGGIGVMSIMTISVTERTREIGVRKALGARRVEILWQFLLEAVFLTLAGGVLGVLLGTTVGVGVHLTTGFPVSLPWWSFAIGVGFSAGVGVFFGMVPAFRASRLDPIEALRYE